The DNA window CTGCCTCACGTCGTGATCTATCGCAGCGTGACCATCGGCAACAATTTCTTCGCTCATGCGCATGCCGTCGTTCGCGAATTCTGCACCCTGGGCAACAATGTCGTCCTGCAAAACGGTGTCATCGTCGGTTGCGACGGCTTCGGCTTCGCCCGCGACGGCGATCATTGGGAGAAAATCACCCAGTCCGGACCGACCGTCCTGGAAGACAACGTCGAAGTGCAGGCTAACTCCTGCATCGACCGCGCCAGCATTGGCGAAACCCGCATTGGCCGCGGTGCCAAGGTCGATAACCTGGTGCAGGTCGGCCACGGCTCCGCCGTCGGCGAAAACTCGCTATTGTGCTCTCAGGTCGGCCTCGCCGGCTCCACCGTGGTCGGCAAGAACGTGATCCTGGCCGGTCAGGTCGGCGTCGCCGGGCACTGTAATATCGGCGATGGCGTCATCGTGACCGCGCAAAGCGGCACACACGGCGATATTCCCGCCGGCTCCATGGTCAGCGGCTCGCCGGCCTTCGATCACAAACAGTGGTTGCGCGCCGTGGGTATCTTCAGTAAGCTTCCGGAACTTGCCAAAGCTATACGCGCCAAACAGCACGGCAGCAGCAAATCTGCTAAAAACGAGCCCTGAAAGCAAAATACGGGCCCGAACCTGACGATTTGTGCTGCTTTCGCATCAAATTTAGTTACCTAAATACCCCAGGCTGCTTCTAACTTCCTAATGAGTGAAGAAGTTTCCAATCCGCCGTCATCGGTCGCCCTCGGACCGCAGGTTGTCCCGGACAAGCCGATCCGCGTTTTGTTGCTGGACGACCGCGAAGAGAATTTGGTTTTGCGCTCAGCCATCCTGCGCCAGAAGGGCTACTCGGTCATAACCTCCTCTTCCATCGAGGAGGCCGAGTCGAAGATCCAGGGCATCGACATCGCGGTTCTCGATTACCATCTTGGGGTTGGCAAGTTCGGCACCGATGTAGCCGAGACGTTGCGTCGCAAGCGGCCGCAGGTGCCCATCATCATTCTGTCGGCAACCCTCGAGCGGAAGTTCGGCGGCATCGCCGATATGCATCTGCTGAAGGGCTACAGCTCGGTGGAAGATCTGGTGAATGCGCTGCGCTCGTTCGAAGCCAAGAAGCGTGGACGCCCCGTGGT is part of the Candidatus Binataceae bacterium genome and encodes:
- a CDS encoding response regulator; the protein is MSEEVSNPPSSVALGPQVVPDKPIRVLLLDDREENLVLRSAILRQKGYSVITSSSIEEAESKIQGIDIAVLDYHLGVGKFGTDVAETLRRKRPQVPIIILSATLERKFGGIADMHLLKGYSSVEDLVNALRSFEAKKRGRPVVVDARDFYYSRISMAMGDDIVLEILDRDGNWQFVNDYFASMNGHKRAWFAGKNLFEQFPQLGDEWREILRTVSDTRETYIDRRGFRGASHLPQESPHWTWNVLIFPIKLHDDQDGAVLTARLIEKK
- the lpxD gene encoding UDP-3-O-(3-hydroxymyristoyl)glucosamine N-acyltransferase, which codes for MKLSDIASALGASLENADSNTEITGVAGIEEAAAGHITFVANPKYAALAKTTPASAVIVSEDFPAIPGGMLRSKNPYLAFARAINLFYQGPAYAPGIHRTAVIAPTAKIGANAHVGAYVVVEDDVQIGDNAVLLPHVVIYRSVTIGNNFFAHAHAVVREFCTLGNNVVLQNGVIVGCDGFGFARDGDHWEKITQSGPTVLEDNVEVQANSCIDRASIGETRIGRGAKVDNLVQVGHGSAVGENSLLCSQVGLAGSTVVGKNVILAGQVGVAGHCNIGDGVIVTAQSGTHGDIPAGSMVSGSPAFDHKQWLRAVGIFSKLPELAKAIRAKQHGSSKSAKNEP